A portion of the Suricata suricatta isolate VVHF042 chromosome 11, meerkat_22Aug2017_6uvM2_HiC, whole genome shotgun sequence genome contains these proteins:
- the LOC115272407 gene encoding olfactory receptor 1013-like — MDEKNFTQVKEFILLGFTADLWLQRVLFVIFLTIYVISLSGNITLISLICADSRLHTPMYFFIGNLSFLDLWYSSVYAPKILMTCIAEDKSISFAGCLAQFFFSAGLAYSECYLLAAMAYDRYMAISNPLLYCQAMSSRLCASLVAVSYFGGFLNSTIITSETFTLSFCGNNVIDDYFCDLPPLVKLACDVKESYQAVLYFILASNVITPTVLILASYLFIAAAISKIRSTQGRLKAISTCGSHLTAVTLYYGSILFIYSRPSTSYALERDKLVSVFYTVVIPMLNPLIYSLRNKDVKDALTKMLYRATF; from the coding sequence ATGGATGAGAAAAATTTCACCCAAGTGAAAGAGTTTATACTTTTAGGGTTCACGGCAGACTTGTGGTTACAGAGAGTCCTCTTTGTCATTTTCCTCACCATCTATGTCATCAGTCTGTCAGGGAACATCACCCTGATTTCTCTGATCTGTGCTGATTCCCgcctccacacacccatgtattTCTTCATTGGAAATCTTTCATTCCTGGATCTCTGGTACTCTTCTGTCTATGCTCCCAAAATCCTTATGACCTGCATTGCTGAAGACAAAAGCATCTCCTTTGCTGGCTGCCTCGCTCAGTTCTTCTTCTCAGCTGGGCTGGCATACAGTGAGTGTTACCTGTTGGCCGCCATGGCTTATGACCGCTACATGGCCATCTCCAATCCTCTGCTTTATTGCCAGGCGATGTCTTCAAGGTTATGTGCCAGTCTTGTTGCCGTTTCATACTTTGGTGGCTTCCTTAACTCAACCATCATTACCAGTGAGACATTTACTCTGAGCTTCTGTGGGAACAATGTCATTGATGATTATTTTTGTGATCTGCCCCCCCTTGTTAAGCTGGCCTGTGATGTGAAGGAGAGCTACCAGGCTGTGCTCTATTTCATACTGGCCTCCAACGTCATCACTCCCACTGTGCTCATCCTCGCCTCTTACCTCTTCATCGCTGCTGCCATCTCAAAGATCCGCTCCACCCAAGGCCGCCTCAAGGCCATCTCCACTTGTGGCTCTCACCTGACGGCTGTCACCTTGTACTATGGCTCTATTCTCTTCATTTACTCCCGACCAAGTACCAGCTATGCCCTAGAAAGGGATAAATTGGTTTCAGTCTTCTATACTGTGGTGATACCAATGTTGAATCCCTTGATCTATAGCTTaagaaataaagatgttaaaGATGCTCTGACGAAAATGTTATATAGGGCaacattctaa